Within Malus domestica chromosome 04, GDT2T_hap1, the genomic segment AAAACTTGAGCTTTGCAGTATAAAAGCTGGAAAGCTCTTGGATTTGTGACTTATCAGAGGTTggagttttctgggttttgattgGATTGTGGGGAAGATGAAGAACGAGGACGACGAGAGGTTCTTGTTTGGGATTTCACTGTCTGATAGGCCGAGGTGGCAGCAGTTCATCATTTGCTCTTCTGGCTTCTTCTTTGGTTACCTTGTCAATGGCATCTGCGaggtttgttttatatttatttggtcatttttttctCACAGTTTTTGCTTAATTCGAAGATATAATTAGGAAAAATAGTTGTACACCTTCACATTCGTAATATATTAATATTCTTCATTGATTATTTAattcaaacataaaaaataaataatggatAGAGATTTTCGTATTCTTCGCGCATTATTTAATTCAAATGTTAGAAATAAACAATggataaagaagaagaaaaaggcgcGCAGAAATCACTTACCATTAACTGTTTCGTATTATGAATTTTGCTTCTTGTTCATTGTCAAGTTTTATTTTGTTACTATACTGTTATTTGATTTTCTCCGATAGCAAACAGAGTTTGGTAGAATGTTTGGATAAAAACATGCCTTCATTGCTATTTTCTTGTTATGCCTCTCTAGTGTCATTCCTTTGGTTCTCTGTGGCAGGCCTTGAATTCCCTTGTCCTACTtcataaataatttaattaatattcatggatttttttttagatttttcgttagtttttttttttatccaaatttAAAAGCAGCCCTTATTTTTCTTGTGTTAACATGTTTTCATTGATCGCAGGAATACGTGTATAATCGTCTCGAATTCAGGTTAGTTACCCTTGATCTGAtgacatgttttctttgtttcaaTTTCGCTTAGAAATACAGTTTTGTTTGAAAGTGCTTTAGAATGGTTAAAAAGATTTTATATCACTAGAAGCGCTTTATGGCAGCATTTGGTAGAAAAGTTAAAATCATGCAAAAAAATCATTTACGAGCAAAATTGCTTACTAGATAAGCATTTCCAAAGGGGcccttaattatttatattttctaattttgcagCTATGGATGGTACTTCACTTTTGTACAAGGGTTTGTGTATATTGCACTAATGTACCTTCAAGGCTTCACCCCTAAGAAAATGGTGAATCCATGGAAGACGTATGTGAAGCTCTCCGCCGTTCTTATGGGTTCTCAAGGACTGACCAAGGGATCCTTGGCATGGCTTAATTACCCTGCACAGATAATGTTCAAATCCACAAAGGTAAAACTGTCAATAAATTTACATAATCTGTGACATTTTCAGTTAGAGCTGATTGCTGTAAAAAAATTTGTCGAAAACTCAGGTACTACCGGTGATGGTGATGGGTGCATTTGTTCCGGGATTGAGAAGGAAATACCCGATTCAGGAATACATCTCGGCAACGCTTCTAGTAATGGGTTTGATCCTTTTCACCTTAGCAGATGCAAAAACATCTCCCAATTTTAGCATGGCTGGTGTGATAATGATATCTGGTGCTCTAATCATGGATGCCTTTTTGGGTAACTTGCAAGAAGCAATTTTTACCTTGAATCCTGGTACCACACAGGTAAATCTTCGGTGCCTGTAATTTCTTTACTGGTTCTTCAAATGCTATAGAACTTAGGAATAAACGAAAAAGTTACCTCTTTGTCTTAGTAATCATGTCTTACTTTTTAACTTCTTACAGACAGAGATGTTGTTCTGCTCAACAGTAGTTGGGTTGCCatttttgct encodes:
- the LOC103429457 gene encoding UDP-galactose/UDP-glucose transporter 4-like; the protein is MKNEDDERFLFGISLSDRPRWQQFIICSSGFFFGYLVNGICEEYVYNRLEFSYGWYFTFVQGFVYIALMYLQGFTPKKMVNPWKTYVKLSAVLMGSQGLTKGSLAWLNYPAQIMFKSTKVLPVMVMGAFVPGLRRKYPIQEYISATLLVMGLILFTLADAKTSPNFSMAGVIMISGALIMDAFLGNLQEAIFTLNPGTTQTEMLFCSTVVGLPFLLPPMILTGELVKAWNSCSEHPYVYGVLVFEALATYVGQVSVLSLIALFGAATTAMITTARKAVTLLLSYMIFTKPLTGQHGTGLLLIAMGITMKTLPENKVPGRGVISHTVAKYAKSFKLGKRKTENETEEFQ